The Mauremys reevesii isolate NIE-2019 unplaced genomic scaffold, ASM1616193v1 Contig40, whole genome shotgun sequence genome contains a region encoding:
- the LOC120394178 gene encoding uncharacterized protein LOC120394178 isoform X1, translating into MTSCPNRQNQLPLRSSAPVSSTMNTQAGMQDSLETYFERSVEIEITNESRDVTLHSPRSYCFSGHSLLPPSPRIPPGSKESCLFTKGRYSFRGSVGLLVYNSDAFTLAIMFSNPFDYNLYCVEFGLEICPGKEHLGDMEEVYARMYNYMPASSCTTFKKAKLGQCQEALVVTTGNIRVMATMSNAAKAVIKVLVEEKGNPPPYSKNPICYKTRS; encoded by the exons atg ACTTCCTGCCCAAACCGTCAGAATCAGCTGCCCCTCAGAAGCAGCGCACCAGTCTCCAGCACCATGAACACCCAGGCTGGAATGCAAGACAGCCTTGAGACTTACTTCGAGAGGAGTGTGGAAATTGAGATAACCAACGAATCACGGGATGTGACCCTCCATTCCCCCAG GAGTTACTGCTTCAGTGgccacagcctcctacctccttCCCCCCGAATCCCGCCAGGATCCAAGGAGAGCTGTCTGTTCACAAAGGGACGGTACAGCTTTCGTGGAAGCGTGGGGCTGCTGGTGTACAACTCAGACGCCTTCACCCTTGCCATCATGTTCTCCAACCCCTTTGACTACAACCTCTACTGTGTTGAGTTTGGCCTCGAGATCTGCCCAGGCAAAGAGCACCTTGGTGACATGGAGGAAGTCTACGCAAGGATGTACAATTATATGCCGGCCAGCAGCTGCACAACATTCAAGAAAGCCAAGCTGGGCCAATGCCAGGAAGCGCTTGTGGTCACCACAGGGAATATCCGTGTCATGGCCACCATGTCCAATGCTGCCAAAGCAGTCATTAAAGTGCTTGTGGAGGAAAAAGGGAACCCACCTCCCTACTCAAAGAACCCGATTTGCTACAAGACACGCTCCTAG
- the LOC120394178 gene encoding uncharacterized protein LOC120394178 isoform X2, with protein sequence MNTQAGMQDSLETYFERSVEIEITNESRDVTLHSPRSYCFSGHSLLPPSPRIPPGSKESCLFTKGRYSFRGSVGLLVYNSDAFTLAIMFSNPFDYNLYCVEFGLEICPGKEHLGDMEEVYARMYNYMPASSCTTFKKAKLGQCQEALVVTTGNIRVMATMSNAAKAVIKVLVEEKGNPPPYSKNPICYKTRS encoded by the exons ATGAACACCCAGGCTGGAATGCAAGACAGCCTTGAGACTTACTTCGAGAGGAGTGTGGAAATTGAGATAACCAACGAATCACGGGATGTGACCCTCCATTCCCCCAG GAGTTACTGCTTCAGTGgccacagcctcctacctccttCCCCCCGAATCCCGCCAGGATCCAAGGAGAGCTGTCTGTTCACAAAGGGACGGTACAGCTTTCGTGGAAGCGTGGGGCTGCTGGTGTACAACTCAGACGCCTTCACCCTTGCCATCATGTTCTCCAACCCCTTTGACTACAACCTCTACTGTGTTGAGTTTGGCCTCGAGATCTGCCCAGGCAAAGAGCACCTTGGTGACATGGAGGAAGTCTACGCAAGGATGTACAATTATATGCCGGCCAGCAGCTGCACAACATTCAAGAAAGCCAAGCTGGGCCAATGCCAGGAAGCGCTTGTGGTCACCACAGGGAATATCCGTGTCATGGCCACCATGTCCAATGCTGCCAAAGCAGTCATTAAAGTGCTTGTGGAGGAAAAAGGGAACCCACCTCCCTACTCAAAGAACCCGATTTGCTACAAGACACGCTCCTAG